The Plasmodium knowlesi strain H genome assembly, chromosome: 14 genome has a segment encoding these proteins:
- a CDS encoding myosin J, putative yields MASLQLKSNETFYYSNISNVREDEGKGSTNGAGAPKRDTSYGRNDNDKLHTDKYVWCLYNNMYKKMETCGFNESRKTYTLKRKGETLENVPAEKVIPCLKEHIQLDSENNIDIIQLNEPNVIENLRNRYAKNKIYTFHASLLLAINPYKQIEGLYGVKSMNRYLNKFGKGCLRKGGSNDLSNKRSMGGRTDQCLDDRNDPAHIYDIGSMAYRNMVMKRKRQTIVVSGHSGSGKTENCKILFKYFHYIFFYNGGGSGGDNELGEYGKEKGLLKEEGEVSAKSASIESRVVVKNHQRIDKLIYINSIIEAMSNAKTIKNNNSSRCGRINDLVFEERKKTDETIFNYCFSYIKIFILLLEINRCVSHNKGERNFHIFYQVIRGLTDAQLNQRGLVRHVHRYKILSCSNHVDTNFSSTDESALDEERKDEKNFQHLMEGLRYIQYDESRISELIDVIAGIIHLGEIDPGGEGEDERVESEEHNVSNPEAQPKGDSLNSDSYKNASACLRLPVDDLQSMIRFKCIHVSGERIRTHRSRENSLYTVHSLIKVIYKNLFRKVVSDINRIHLSANESEEIMNESVYAKNNKIISILDLYGFEDLASNDFEQLCINLANEKLNNYYILNEVEKEKMIHKEENILWNEVSIPNYKDTIHFVERLFSNLDDITKLNNSGQKKVDDNFFSYLLNNEKTYLEKGIYGFVNRKDDSHTDRKHNIHRNVFFVRHYAGCVVYTVNDWIRKNSDRVEVEIEELISQSENWFLRGGGEVSGHGEPIKGGIETETTTSPLRGGVNLKKLQNGDGIAERRVGNLRSDANCFLATSRAVATQENMHTSCNKSILSVSKKYIKELDKLFSSMEKTDLHYIRCILPNEQMREDTFKRRLIYTQLKQCGAIEMVKIVNRGLSHKVLKAEFLEKCVKDIPNELQYCRQDDIVYYFMRLFGEKRNFQLGTNYIFMGSSVYTDVHAYLYGDNLDDISSLSLVEERKEKILHEIRAMRFRRCVLVIQIHNWMNSHYRIYLNKKKKMKEKACDYIFKMYLIFKTMMSVKRSLSYNVRRLHMVLARKAYVGFFKQMRGVKRGKLNKGSTSFGGAVRSKVCAEEGTKEGTKEGTKEGTKKSTKEDSKEDSKEDSKEDSKEGTKENTKKSNKEDNEGGLAAKLHGPHFDAAGTNGLSQVAPEIFVATPDNYHHVYNNIDWVVIYRQKQVHLYNIAYSFERVYKKYLPDFKAVTVKKLASGDDYPFAQLHTDSHVPSPIHCIGQHPLYKNIFLAVDANLCVRIFAYPTLDSIKNFLKRKIELMKKGSEDIPSTYLPQLHRSRRFGAPSGGASPMGETTRESSPGELFSEENLNMFMHMYKDVYVLSSLGKSTGGIETGKHGKMTRKKKEECTLIKLIKREEYMEEYMYTNPSFKILKITFLQTSISHFMCLSYSQIGQDHYLLVTLVNYYSKPIYHYTSKINISNVIENELFRKFFLQYCGDSLSSGKTECERKYPTKGEEFPPWNEKEEQKKRHVENYLRTIKISLINNSHVVIHGACLLSLVEIQRYDMCSAEVSIREYEYRYLAVVFNLMCFEIFSHVCDENFKKLSHDVKHNLVVGELFRLREEKKNTHIRLNGAGNSGNFANLGRPCDEGKKHLDEVAKHLDKTDVEEPRRQCSFYVFSPRGEIYLLTNDRQGEPSEELFRHGPWGIRKLSVSRLKREETPGDGANGESENKGEDVPLCSYYGIFCMNISYFYKQEYYKSFVTLNSSVQATIRKYVFKQKEAAMEGSRCIRTSFFPDVCILREWVQGRNVGGMKRDCLYYSLRNGGEAMALCRGDGNPAPPPDSTNDSTYSTRACSPLGHLDTLLLLKHNHRDNSYALEFFNIVSGKGTMVPLE; encoded by the exons ATGGCGTCTCTACAGCTTAAGAGCAATGAGACATTTTACTATTCGAACATATCCAATGTGAGGGAGGACGAGGGGAAGGGATCGACGAACGGTGCAGGTGCACCGAAGCGAGACACATCTTATGGAAGAAACGACAATGATAAATTGCACACAGACAAGTATGTTTGGTGCTTGTACAACAACATGTACAAGAAGATGGAGACATGCGGATTCAACGAGTCGAGAAAAACTTATACCCTTAAGA GAAAAGGAGAGACTCTGGAGAATGTCCCCGCAGAGAAAGTAATCCCGTGCCTGAAGGAGCACATCCAGTTAGACAGTGAAAACAATATAGATATAATACAACTGAATGAACCAAATGTGATAGAGAATTTAAGAAACCGATACGCGAAGAACAAGATATATACCTTCCATGCGTCCCTCCTCTTGGCTATCAATCCGTACAAGCAGATAGAGGGTCTCTACGGGGTGAAGAGTATGAACCGCTATTTGAACAAGTTTGGGAAAGGGTGCCTGCGAAAGGGTGGGAGCAACGACCTCAGTAATAAACGTAGCATGGGTGGTAGAACAGATCAGTGTTTGGATGATCGGAACGACCCTGCGCATATCTACGACATCGGGAGTATGGCCTACAGAAATATGGTGATGAAGAGAAAGCGACAAACCATCGTGGTGTCAGGGCATAGCGGAAGTGGAAAAActgaaaattgtaaaattctCTTCAAGTATTTTCACTACATTTTCTTCTACAATGGTGGTGGGTCAGGGGGAGATAACGAGTTGGGGGAgtatgggaaggaaaagggtcTCCTGAAAGAAGAGGGAGAAGTATCCGCCAAATCTGCATCCATTGAATCCCGAGTCGTAGTCAAAAACCACCAACGGATAGACAAACTAATATATATTAACAGTATAATCGAGGCTATGAGTAACGCCAAGACTATCAAGAACAACAACAGTAGCAGATGTGGACGCATCAACGACTTGGTGTTTgaggagaggaagaagacagATGAAACGATTTTTAATTATTGCTTCTCCTAcatcaaaatttttattctccttcTGGAAATAAATCGGTGCGTTAGTCACAACAAAGGCGAAagaaattttcacattttttatcaagtTATTAGGGGTTTGACAGATGCTCAGTTGAATCAGAGGGGATTGGTGAGGCATGTTCATCGGTACAAGATTCTCAGTTGTTCTAATCATGTCGACACTAATTTCTCCTCGACGGATGAATCTGCCCTTGACGAAGAACGGAAAGACGAGAAGAACTTTCAGCATTTGATGGAAGGCCTGAGGTACATACAGTACGATGAGAGTAGGATAAGTGAGCTCATCGATGTGATCGCTGGGATTATTCACTTAGGGGAGATTGATCCGGGCGGGGAGGGAGAAGATGAAAGGGTAGAGAGTGAAGAGCACAATGTGTCAAACCCTGAGGCACAACCAAAAGGGGACTCCCTCAACAGTGATAGCTACAAAAATGCATCTGCCTGTTTACGGTTGCCCGTTGATGATCTACAGAGCATGATCAGGTTCAAATGTATTCACGTTTCTGGAGAAAGGATCAGAACCCATCGGAGCAGAGAAAATTCTCTGTATACGGTCCACAGTTTGATAAAGGTGATATATAAAAACTTATTTAGAAAGGTGGTGAGCGACATAAATCGGATACATCTATCGGCTAACGAGAGTGAGGAAATTATGAACGAATCTGTGTACGCAAAGAATAATAAGATCATTTCGATTCTGGACCTATACGGGTTCGAGGATCTAGCTTCCAATGACTTTGAGCAACTCTGTATCAATTtggcaaatgaaaaattgaataatTACTACATACTGAATGAAgtagaaaaagagaagatgaTTCATAAGGAGGAGAATATCCTTTGGAATGAAGTTTCTATTCCTAACTACAAAGACACGATCCATTTTGTAGAAAGGTTATTTTCAAATCTGGATGATATAACCAAGCTGAACAACAGTGGACAGAAGAAAGTGgacgataattttttttcgtacctTTTAAATAATGAGAAAACCTACCTAGAGAAGGGGATATATGGTTTTGTGAATAGAAAAGACGACTCCCACACGGATAGAAAACATAATATACATAGAAATGTATTCTTCGTTAGGCACTACGCGGGGTGTGTGGTTTACACGGTGAACGACTGGATAAGGAAGAATAGCGATCGGGTCGAGGTGGAGATAGAGGAGTTGATTTCCCAGTCGGAGAATTGGTTTCTTCGCGGGGGAGGAGAGGTGAGTGGGCATGGCGAACCCATCAAGGGGGGCATCGAAACGGAAACAACCACATCCCCTTTACGTGGTGGTGTAAATCTGaagaaattacaaaatgggGATGGCATAGCTGAGAGAAGAGTTGGTAACCTACGAAGTGACGCCAACTGTTTTTTGGCCACTTCCCGGGCGGTAGCTACGCAGGAGAATATGCATACCAGCTGCAACAAGAGCATTCTGAGCGTTAGTAAAAAGTATATTAAGGAGCTAGATAAGTTATTTTCAAGTATGGAGAAAACGGATCTACATTACATTAGGTGTATACTGCCAAACGAACAAATGAGAGAAGATACTTTTAAGCGGAGACTCATCTACACGCAGTTGAAGCAATGTGGAGCGATTGAGATGGTGAAAATTGTGAATAGAGGATTATCTCACAAGGTTCTCAAAGCAGAGTTCCTGGAAAAATGTGTTAAAGACATACCAAACGAATTGCAATATTGTAGACAGGACGATATTGTTTATTATTTCATGCGATTATTTGGAGAGAAAAGGAACTTTCAGTTAGGAACgaattacatttttatggGATCGAGTGTGTACACAGATGTACATGCCTACTTGTATGGTGATAACTTGGATGATAttagtagtctttccttggtggaagagagaaaagaaaaaattttgcatgAAATAAGAGCTATGCGGTTTAGGAGATGCGTGTTGGTAATACAGATACACAACTGGATGAATAGCCACTATAGAATCTacttgaataaaaaaaaaaagatgaaggaaaaggccTGCGACTATATTTTTAAGATGTACTTAATTTTTAAGACCATGATGAGTGTGAAGAGGAGTCTGAGTTACAACGTTCGTCGTTTGCATATGGTACTGGCGCGGAAGGCGTACGTTGGATTCTTCAAGCAGATGCGTGGGGTGAAGAGGGGAAAGCTGAACAAGGGGAGTACCTCCTTCGGCGGAGCAGTGCGTTCAAAGGTTTGTGCAGAGGAGGGCACTAAGGAGGGCACTAAGGAAGGAACTAAGGAAGGAACTAAGAAAAGCACTAAAGAGGATAGTAAGGAGGATAGTAAGGAGGATAGTAAGGAGGATAGTAAGGAAGGAACTAAGGAGAATACTAAGAAAAGCAATAAAGAAGACAATGAAGGAGGATTAGCGGCGAAGTTGCACGGCCCCCATTTCGATGCTGCAGGCACCAACGGTCTCAGCCAAGTGGCACCAGAAATATTTGTAGCCACCCCGGATAATTATCATCACGTGTACAATAACATCGACTGGGTAGTAATATACCGACAGAAGCAGGTCCACCTGTACAACATTGCCTATTCCTTTGAGCGGGTGTATAAAAAGTACCTGCCCGATTTTAAAGCCGTCACTGTGAAGAAACTTGCTAGTGGAGATGACTATCCCTTTGCACAGTTACATACAGATAGCCACGTGCCTTCCCCCATTCATTGCATCGGTCAACATCCCCTGTACAAGAATATATTCCTTGCGGTAGACGCCAACTTATGTGTGCGTATTTTTGCCTACCCGACATTGGATTCCATTAAGAATTTCCTAAAAAGGAAGATCGAGTTGATGAAAAAAGGCAGTGAAGACATACCCAGCACGTATCTGCCACAGTTGCATCGAAGTAGGAGATTTGGAGCTCCCTCTGGAGGGGCATCACCAATGGGGGAGACCACGAGGGAAAGTTCTCCGGGCGAACTGTTCAGCGAAGAAAATCTGAACATGttcatgcatatgtacaaagATGTGTACGTGTTGAGTTCGTTAGGAAAATCAACAGGGGGGATTGAAACAGGGAAACACGGGAAAATGAcgcgaaagaagaaagaagagtgCACCTTAATTAAGTTAATAAAGAGAGAAGAGTATATGGAAgagtatatgtacacaaatccttcatttaaaatattaaagaTTACCTTTCTCCAGACAAGTATTAGTCACTTCATGTGTTTATCTTACTCACAGATAGGACAGGATCATTACTTACTCGTCACGTTAGTGAACTATTACTCCAAACCGATTTACCATTACACAtctaaaataaatattagtAACGTTATCGAGAATGAACTCTTTAGAAAGTTCTTTTTACAATACTGTGGAGACTCTCTTTCTAGTGGTAAAACAGAATGTGAAAGGAAATACCCCACTAAGGGAGAGGAATTCCCTCcatggaatgaaaaagaagaacagaaaaaaagacacgTAGAAAACTATCTGAGAACAATCAAAATTTCTCTAATTAACAATTCACATGTAGTTATTCATGGAGCTTGTCTTCTTTCCCTAGTGGAAATACAACGTTATGATATGTGTTCTGCAGAAGTGTCCATACGTGAGTATGAGTACAGATATTTGGCCGTCGTATTCAACCTCATGtgttttgaaatttttagCCATGTGTGTGATGAGAATTTTAAGAAGTTGTCCCATGATGTGAAACACAACTTGGTTGTGGGTGAGTTGTTCAGgttgagggaagaaaagaaaaatactcACATTCGCCTGAACGGTGCAGGTAATTCTGGTAATTTTGCCAACTTGGGAAGACCTTGTGACGAAGGAAAGAAGCACCTAGATGAAGTGGCAAAGCATCTAGACAAAACGGATGTCGAAGAACCGCGTCGACAATGCTCCTTCTACGTATTTTCTCCGCGGGGTGAAATATACTTGTTGACAAATGACCGTCAGGGGGAGCCTTCTGAAGAGCTCTTTCGCCATGGTCCCTGGGGGATTCGCAAACTCTCAGTCAGTCGGCTCAAGAGGGAAGAAACCCCTGGGGATGGGGCAAATGGGGAGAGTGAAAACAAAGGGGAAGATGTTCCTCTATGTAGCTACTACGGAATTTTCTGCATGAATATTAGCTACTTCTACAAACAGGAGTATTACAAAAGTTTTGTGACGTTGAATTCTTCTGTTCAGGCGACAATTAGAAAATATGTGTTCAAGCAGAAGGAGGCAGCCATGGAGGGTAGCAGGTGCATCAGAACATCCTTCTTCCCCGATGTGTGTATTTTGCGtgagtgggttcagggtagAAACGTCGGGGGTATGAAGCGGGACTGCCTTTACTACAGCCTAAGGAATGGTGGGGAGGCCATGGCTCTGTGCCGCGGGGACGGGAACCCAGCGCCCCCGCCTGACTCGAC GAACGACTCGACATACAGTACCCGTGCCTGCAGTCCTCTGGGCCACTTGGATACCCTCTTGCTTCTG AAACATAACCACAGGGATAATTCCTACGCACTGGAGTTTTTCAACATAGTCAGTGGAAAGGGGACAATGGTTCCACTAGAGTGA